A single Cellulomonas sp. SLBN-39 DNA region contains:
- a CDS encoding FAD:protein FMN transferase, translated as MSAATDIPVALLADDARRAEADTLARRAADLPARGWVEHRMAMPWSLRVRGPHAHDEATAQVVARAYALVAEIDEQLSPFRPGSALERYRRGELALADAPWSLREVHRRCLLAREETDGAFDAWGWRDGFDPTGLTKSWAVAQVLDVLAEVDGDVAVGAGGDVAVLSRTGLPWRVGVEDPEDRSRLLGHVDLRDGAVATSGTAARGEHVRIPGGGAATGLRQATVVASSVVRADVWATTALVLGAARARERLHALPGTSGLLVEPDGTVHRWATP; from the coding sequence GTGAGCGCGGCCACCGACATCCCGGTCGCGCTGCTCGCCGACGACGCGCGCCGCGCGGAGGCCGACACCCTGGCGCGGCGGGCGGCGGACCTGCCGGCCCGCGGCTGGGTGGAGCACCGCATGGCGATGCCGTGGAGCCTGCGGGTCCGCGGCCCGCACGCCCACGACGAGGCCACCGCGCAGGTGGTGGCCCGGGCGTACGCGCTCGTCGCGGAGATCGACGAGCAGCTCAGCCCGTTCCGACCCGGGTCGGCCCTGGAGCGGTACCGCCGCGGCGAGCTCGCCCTCGCCGACGCCCCCTGGTCGCTGCGCGAGGTGCACCGCCGCTGCCTGCTGGCGCGCGAGGAGACCGACGGGGCGTTCGACGCGTGGGGGTGGCGCGACGGGTTCGACCCGACGGGCCTGACCAAGAGCTGGGCGGTCGCGCAGGTGCTGGACGTGCTGGCCGAGGTCGACGGCGACGTCGCGGTGGGGGCCGGCGGCGACGTCGCGGTCCTCTCGCGCACGGGCCTGCCCTGGCGGGTGGGCGTCGAGGACCCCGAGGACCGGTCCCGCCTGCTCGGCCACGTGGACCTGCGCGACGGCGCGGTGGCGACGTCCGGCACCGCGGCCCGCGGCGAGCACGTGCGCATCCCGGGCGGCGGTGCGGCGACGGGGCTGCGGCAGGCGACGGTCGTCGCGTCGTCGGTGGTGCGCGCCGACGTGTGGGCCACCACCGCCCTGGTCCTCGGCGCGGCACGGGCGCGCGAGCGGCTGCACGCGCTGCCCGGCACGTCGGGCCTGCTGGTCGAGCCGGACGGCACCGTGCACCGCTGGGCGACGCCCTGA
- a CDS encoding acetylxylan esterase, with protein sequence MALFDLPLPELERYLPALDEPDDLDAFWASTLAQARRHPLELRREPVEAGLRLIDVEDLTFPGFDGDPVRAWVTRPAGSADDGSTLPVVVEMVGYGGGRGRPHERLAWAAAGYVHVLVDSRGQGSGWGTGGDTPDPHGSGPATSGVMTRGILDPATYYYRRLVTDGVRAVDAARALPGVDPTQVAVTGGSQGGGLALAVAGLSEGLAAVMPDVPFLCHFPRAFAITDDDPYGEVVRYLSVHRDHEAQVLRTLSYVDAVHLGRRATAPALFSVALRDTVCPPSTVFAAHNHYGTLAPARPERTMQVYPYNRHEGGQTVQLEVQLRWLGQVLGR encoded by the coding sequence ATGGCGCTGTTCGACCTGCCCCTGCCCGAGCTCGAGCGCTACCTGCCCGCGCTCGACGAGCCCGACGACCTCGACGCGTTCTGGGCGTCCACGCTCGCGCAGGCGCGCCGCCACCCGCTGGAGCTGCGGCGCGAGCCGGTCGAGGCCGGGCTGCGGCTCATCGACGTCGAGGACCTCACGTTCCCCGGGTTCGACGGCGACCCGGTGCGTGCGTGGGTCACGCGCCCCGCGGGCTCGGCCGACGACGGCAGCACCCTGCCGGTGGTCGTCGAGATGGTCGGCTACGGCGGCGGACGTGGTCGCCCCCACGAGCGCCTGGCCTGGGCGGCCGCCGGGTACGTGCACGTGCTCGTCGACTCCCGCGGGCAGGGGTCGGGCTGGGGCACCGGCGGCGACACGCCCGACCCGCACGGCTCGGGCCCCGCGACCTCCGGCGTCATGACGCGCGGCATCCTCGACCCCGCCACGTACTACTACCGGCGGCTGGTCACCGACGGCGTGCGCGCCGTCGACGCGGCTCGCGCCCTGCCCGGCGTCGACCCGACCCAGGTCGCCGTCACCGGCGGCAGCCAGGGCGGCGGGCTGGCGCTGGCCGTGGCGGGCCTGTCCGAGGGGCTGGCCGCCGTCATGCCCGACGTGCCGTTCCTGTGCCACTTCCCCCGGGCGTTCGCGATCACCGACGACGACCCGTACGGCGAGGTCGTGCGGTACCTGTCCGTGCACCGCGACCACGAGGCGCAGGTCCTGCGGACCCTGTCGTACGTCGACGCCGTGCACCTGGGCCGCCGGGCCACCGCACCGGCCCTGTTCTCCGTGGCGCTGCGCGACACGGTCTGCCCGCCGTCGACCGTGTTCGCGGCGCACAACCACTACGGGACCCTGGCCCCCGCCCGGCCGGAGCGGACGATGCAGGTGTACCCCTACAACCGGCACGAGGGCGGCCAGACCGTGCAGCTCGAGGTCCAGCTCCGCTGGCTCGGGCAGGTGCTCGGCCGCTGA
- a CDS encoding FAD-binding protein has product MTHALTTWAGSHTFTGGPVVHPRTVEEVAQVVAGARHVRALGSRHSFSDLADSPGTLVVLDRLDVPTVVDAAARTVTVGGGVRYGDLARDLHAQGWALHTMASLPHIAVAGTVATATHGSGDTTVNLAAAVRGLELVGAGGQVRTLTADDPELAGSVVALGALGVVTRVTLAVEPAYDVAQEVWLDLPWSTALERFDALTSSAASVSLFTDWRGDRVGQVWRKHRVPPGVTWRLPEPGDELAGARRAPGPVHPVPGADPAACTTQGGAPGPWHERLPHFRLDHTPSAGQELQSEWLVPRAHAVAAIGAVRDLAPLVQPLLQVSEVRTVAGDDLWLSTAAGGDRVALHFTWHPRRAEVDAALPVLEAALAPFDARPHWGKLFAATGDALRAVHPRWDDARALMARRDPEGVFTNAFLRRTGLRD; this is encoded by the coding sequence ATGACGCACGCCCTGACCACCTGGGCCGGGTCCCACACGTTCACCGGCGGGCCGGTCGTCCACCCGCGGACCGTCGAGGAGGTCGCCCAGGTCGTGGCGGGGGCACGGCACGTGCGGGCGCTGGGGTCGCGGCACTCGTTCAGCGACCTCGCGGACTCCCCCGGCACGCTCGTCGTGCTCGACCGGCTCGACGTGCCGACGGTCGTCGACGCCGCCGCGCGCACCGTCACGGTCGGCGGGGGCGTGCGGTACGGCGACCTCGCCCGCGACCTGCACGCGCAGGGCTGGGCCCTGCACACGATGGCGTCGCTGCCGCACATCGCCGTCGCCGGGACGGTGGCCACCGCGACGCACGGCTCGGGCGACACGACCGTCAACCTCGCGGCCGCCGTGCGGGGCCTGGAGCTCGTCGGCGCGGGCGGCCAGGTGCGCACGCTCACGGCGGACGACCCCGAGCTGGCCGGGTCGGTCGTCGCGCTCGGCGCGCTCGGCGTCGTCACCCGCGTCACGCTCGCGGTCGAGCCGGCGTACGACGTCGCGCAGGAGGTCTGGCTGGACCTGCCGTGGTCGACGGCGCTGGAGCGGTTCGACGCCCTGACGTCGTCGGCGGCGTCGGTCAGCCTGTTCACGGACTGGCGGGGCGACCGGGTGGGGCAGGTGTGGCGCAAGCACCGCGTGCCCCCGGGCGTGACGTGGCGGCTGCCGGAGCCGGGCGACGAGCTGGCCGGCGCGCGCCGCGCACCGGGCCCCGTGCACCCCGTGCCGGGCGCCGACCCGGCGGCGTGCACCACGCAGGGCGGCGCGCCCGGGCCGTGGCACGAGCGGCTGCCGCACTTCCGCCTCGACCACACCCCGAGCGCGGGGCAGGAGCTGCAGTCGGAGTGGCTCGTGCCCCGGGCGCACGCCGTCGCGGCGATCGGCGCCGTCCGCGACCTGGCCCCCCTCGTGCAGCCGCTGCTGCAGGTCAGCGAGGTCCGCACGGTCGCCGGCGACGACCTGTGGCTGTCCACGGCCGCGGGCGGGGACCGTGTGGCCCTGCACTTCACGTGGCACCCGCGCCGGGCCGAGGTCGACGCCGCGCTGCCCGTCCTCGAGGCCGCGCTCGCACCGTTCGACGCACGCCCGCACTGGGGCAAGCTCTTCGCCGCCACCGGGGACGCGCTGCGCGCCGTGCACCCGCGGTGGGACGACGCCCGTGCGCTGATGGCCCGCCGCGACCCCGAGGGGGTCTTCACCAACGCCTTCCTGCGGCGCACGGGGCTGCGCGACTGA
- a CDS encoding VOC family protein — MPATGPDFISLQVRDLAASQAFYERYLGLVRSPAGPPHAVVFDTAPIAFALRDVVPGTDLASVSRPGTGVAVWLHATDVQEIHDALAADGRTIVSAPVDGPFGRTFTFADPDGYHVTLHDRT, encoded by the coding sequence ATGCCCGCGACCGGCCCCGACTTCATCTCCCTCCAGGTGCGCGACCTCGCCGCCTCCCAGGCCTTCTACGAGCGGTACCTCGGCCTCGTGCGCTCACCCGCCGGGCCGCCCCACGCCGTCGTCTTCGACACCGCACCCATCGCCTTCGCGCTCCGCGACGTCGTGCCGGGCACCGACCTCGCCTCCGTCTCCCGGCCCGGGACCGGCGTCGCCGTCTGGCTGCACGCAACGGACGTCCAGGAGATCCACGACGCCCTGGCCGCCGACGGGCGCACGATCGTCTCCGCACCGGTGGACGGACCCTTCGGCCGGACGTTCACGTTCGCCGACCCCGACGGCTACCACGTCACCCTCCACGACCGCACCTGA
- a CDS encoding FKBP-type peptidyl-prolyl cis-trans isomerase yields the protein MAAALPEVSGPYGTKPVLTFPDGAPSGELEVVVLSRGDGAIVEAGQDIEVHYLGQSWQGNVFDNSYDRGSSISFGIGVGQVIAGWDEGLVGQQVGSRVLLSIPSHLGYGDRGVPQAGIKGGDTLVFVVDIVGVS from the coding sequence ATGGCTGCAGCCCTGCCCGAGGTCTCGGGCCCCTACGGCACCAAGCCCGTCCTCACGTTCCCCGACGGCGCGCCGTCGGGCGAGCTCGAGGTCGTCGTCCTGAGCCGTGGCGACGGCGCGATCGTCGAGGCCGGCCAGGACATCGAGGTCCACTACCTCGGCCAGTCCTGGCAGGGGAACGTCTTCGACAACTCCTACGACCGCGGCTCGTCGATCAGCTTCGGCATCGGCGTCGGCCAGGTCATCGCCGGCTGGGACGAGGGCCTCGTCGGCCAGCAGGTCGGCTCGCGCGTGCTGCTGTCGATCCCGTCCCACCTGGGCTACGGCGACCGTGGCGTCCCGCAGGCCGGCATCAAGGGTGGCGACACCCTCGTGTTCGTCGTGGACATCGTCGGCGTCAGCTGA
- a CDS encoding GNAT family N-acetyltransferase, whose translation MTTEVQLRAVVEQDLATFEAALSSREGTGEFQWFGFTSFHGVRRRFAEDGLIGPDGGVLTVTCGGDCAGRVEWFPSAWGRPATSTCWTLAIAILPVWRGQGIGTAAQALLVDHLFSSTRVERVQAFTDVDNVPERRALERCGFTLEGVLRRAQWRDGGWHDQALYSVLRPKDPQVP comes from the coding sequence TTGACTACCGAGGTACAGCTGCGTGCTGTTGTGGAGCAGGACCTGGCCACCTTCGAGGCGGCGCTCAGCTCCCGGGAGGGGACCGGTGAGTTCCAGTGGTTCGGCTTCACGTCGTTCCACGGGGTCCGGCGCCGGTTCGCCGAGGACGGCCTCATCGGGCCGGACGGCGGCGTCCTGACCGTCACGTGCGGCGGCGACTGCGCCGGTCGGGTGGAGTGGTTCCCGAGCGCCTGGGGGCGCCCGGCCACGTCCACCTGCTGGACGCTCGCGATCGCCATCCTCCCGGTGTGGCGCGGCCAGGGGATCGGCACCGCCGCGCAGGCGCTGCTCGTCGACCACCTCTTCAGCAGCACGAGGGTGGAACGGGTGCAGGCGTTCACGGACGTCGACAACGTGCCGGAGCGTCGCGCACTGGAGCGTTGCGGCTTCACGCTCGAAGGAGTTCTGCGGCGCGCGCAGTGGCGCGACGGCGGGTGGCACGACCAGGCGCTCTACTCGGTGCTGCGCCCCAAGGATCCGCAGGTGCCGTGA
- a CDS encoding ferric reductase-like transmembrane domain-containing protein translates to MTATHAPRAGSPDVLPAPRPPTTSARLRPPVRRRWWYDAVAVVVVAHLAVVTTLWSTSGGLDVSTPAAALSSTGRLTGLWASALLLLQVLGMARVPWVERAVGQDRLTAWHRWSGFTSFWLMIAHLGLITGAYALLEGRGYVAELVSMTLTLPGMLLAAVGTALLVAVVVLSVRAARRRVRYESWHLLHLYAYLGVGLALPHQLWTGTSFLTHPWAATYWWGLYVLTLGAVLVHRVAVPLVTSWRHDLRVLDVRPDGAGVVSVVVGGRHLDRLRVEAGQFFVWRFVTGPGWTRGHPLSISAVPTAAGLRTTMDVTGDDGARIAAMRPGTRVLLEGPYGRTTTSTRTRPRIAGIAAGAGVAPLVGLLQDNAGTPGSDTLLVRVGRDDELALRADLDDLVRHAGLRLLTLPGPRSRTGTPWLPGNLGHHRGPAALRELVPGLVDHDVFVCGPPAWSAHVVDDLRTAGVPSARIHVESYVW, encoded by the coding sequence ATGACCGCCACGCACGCCCCCCGCGCCGGCTCGCCCGACGTGCTGCCCGCGCCCCGCCCGCCCACCACCTCCGCACGGCTGCGCCCGCCGGTCCGACGCCGGTGGTGGTACGACGCGGTCGCCGTGGTCGTCGTCGCCCACCTCGCCGTGGTGACGACGCTGTGGTCGACCTCCGGCGGCCTCGACGTCAGCACGCCCGCCGCTGCCCTGTCGTCGACGGGCCGGCTGACCGGGCTGTGGGCGAGCGCGCTCCTGCTCCTGCAGGTGCTGGGCATGGCCCGCGTGCCGTGGGTCGAGCGGGCCGTCGGCCAGGACCGGCTCACCGCCTGGCACCGGTGGTCGGGCTTCACGTCGTTCTGGCTGATGATCGCCCACCTCGGCCTCATCACCGGCGCCTACGCGCTGCTCGAGGGCCGCGGCTACGTCGCCGAGCTCGTCTCGATGACCCTGACCCTGCCCGGCATGCTGCTGGCCGCCGTCGGCACCGCGCTGCTCGTCGCGGTCGTCGTGCTGTCGGTGCGCGCCGCGCGGCGCCGGGTCCGGTACGAGTCCTGGCACCTGCTGCACCTGTACGCGTACCTCGGCGTGGGCCTGGCCCTGCCGCACCAGCTGTGGACCGGCACGAGCTTCCTCACCCACCCGTGGGCCGCGACGTACTGGTGGGGCCTGTACGTGCTGACCCTCGGCGCCGTGCTCGTGCACCGGGTCGCCGTCCCGCTGGTCACGTCGTGGCGGCACGACCTGCGCGTGCTCGACGTGCGCCCCGACGGCGCCGGCGTCGTCTCCGTGGTCGTCGGGGGGCGCCACCTGGACCGGTTGCGCGTCGAGGCCGGGCAGTTCTTCGTGTGGCGCTTCGTCACCGGGCCCGGCTGGACGCGGGGGCACCCGCTGAGCATCTCCGCGGTGCCCACCGCGGCGGGCCTGCGCACCACCATGGACGTCACCGGCGACGACGGTGCACGCATCGCGGCGATGCGCCCCGGCACCCGGGTGCTCCTCGAGGGCCCCTACGGGCGGACCACCACGAGCACCCGCACCCGCCCCCGCATCGCCGGGATCGCCGCGGGCGCCGGCGTCGCACCGCTCGTCGGGCTGCTGCAGGACAACGCGGGCACGCCCGGCTCGGACACGCTGCTCGTGCGGGTCGGGCGGGACGACGAGCTCGCGCTGCGCGCCGACCTCGACGACCTCGTGCGCCACGCCGGGCTGCGCCTGCTGACCCTGCCGGGCCCGCGGTCCCGCACCGGCACCCCGTGGCTGCCGGGCAACCTCGGCCACCACCGTGGTCCCGCGGCGCTGCGCGAGCTCGTGCCCGGGCTCGTCGACCACGACGTCTTCGTCTGCGGGCCGCCCGCGTGGTCCGCCCACGTGGTCGACGACCTGCGCACCGCCGGCGTGCCGTCCGCACGCATCCACGTCGAGAGCTACGTCTGGTAG
- a CDS encoding type II CAAX prenyl endopeptidase Rce1 family protein: MGEPAHGQSTDAAVAARPETTTPRPAGVPVSVWRVLSAALVCGSAVLLFAVHVRPVGYVPLLVGVALAWAVDRVLGADLMIIAAGMGIVSTIPLGADLSDAGMVRFTIALALAVVVPFVLSRHVLGDDVIRFPWRTGKRWTRTQWVYLVSVVGVAYLLLPFYFLSSGAYQNWPTVVTGDEVARLFVGVNAVGTWDELFFICTVFALLRRHFGLRTANVLQATVFVSFLWELGYREWGPLLTIPFALIQGFTFSLTKSLTYVLVVHLLFDALVFMVLVHAHTPELFDIFVTAPARP; encoded by the coding sequence ATGGGTGAGCCGGCGCACGGGCAGAGCACCGACGCGGCCGTGGCGGCACGCCCCGAGACCACCACGCCGCGCCCCGCAGGGGTGCCGGTGTCCGTGTGGCGGGTGCTGTCGGCGGCGCTGGTGTGCGGGTCGGCGGTGCTGCTGTTCGCCGTGCACGTACGGCCCGTGGGGTACGTGCCGCTGCTGGTCGGCGTCGCGCTGGCCTGGGCGGTCGACCGGGTGCTCGGTGCGGACCTGATGATCATCGCGGCGGGCATGGGGATCGTCAGCACGATCCCGCTGGGTGCGGACCTGTCCGACGCGGGCATGGTGCGGTTCACGATCGCGCTCGCACTGGCGGTGGTCGTGCCGTTCGTGCTGTCGCGGCACGTGCTCGGGGACGACGTCATCCGGTTCCCGTGGCGCACCGGCAAGCGGTGGACGCGCACGCAGTGGGTCTACCTCGTCAGCGTCGTCGGGGTGGCGTACCTGCTGCTGCCGTTCTACTTCCTGTCGTCCGGGGCCTACCAGAACTGGCCGACGGTCGTCACGGGCGACGAGGTCGCGCGGCTGTTCGTGGGCGTGAACGCCGTCGGCACGTGGGACGAGCTGTTCTTCATCTGCACGGTCTTCGCGCTGCTGCGCCGGCACTTCGGGCTGCGGACGGCGAACGTGCTGCAGGCGACGGTGTTCGTGTCGTTCCTGTGGGAGCTGGGGTACCGCGAGTGGGGGCCGCTGCTGACGATCCCGTTCGCGCTGATCCAGGGGTTCACGTTCTCGCTGACCAAGTCGCTGACGTACGTGCTGGTGGTGCACCTGCTGTTCGACGCGCTCGTGTTCATGGTCCTCGTGCACGCGCACACCCCCGAGCTGTTCGACATCTTCGTCACCGCGCCCGCACGCCCGTGA
- a CDS encoding ATP-dependent DNA ligase, which produces MLLVKVAAASTAVAATRSRLAKRAVLTGALRAAAADGPETVAVVSRYLGGELRQRRTGLGWRSLTTLPPAAAEASLDVLDVDRTFAGMAALSGPGSAGARQSAADALLRAATPDEQRLLVGLVTGEVRQGALDALLLDAVAEASGVEADVVRRAAMLAGETEAVAVAALGAPSPDDARLALGGFALTVGRPVRPMLAQSAPDVPTAVARLAEAGADVVVDTKLDGIRIQVHRNGDDVRVWTRSLDEITARVPEVVAAVRALPARALVLDGEALALDAEGRPRPFQETASRSATRDADVAATTTLTPFFFDVLHVDGHDLLDAPLRERLKALNAVAAPHVVRRVVTSDPDVAAAHLADVVAAGQEGVVVKAADAPYEAGRRGAAWVKVKPRHTLDLVVLAVERGSGRRTGVLSNIHLGARDPATGGFVMLGKTFKGMTDEMLAWQTQRFRELEVADDGWTVTLRPEQVVETAFDGLQRSTRYPGGVALRFARVLRYRDDKTPAEADTIGTVRAMLPHG; this is translated from the coding sequence GTGCTGCTCGTCAAGGTCGCCGCTGCGTCCACCGCCGTCGCCGCGACGCGGTCGCGGCTGGCGAAGCGGGCCGTGCTGACCGGGGCGCTGCGGGCCGCGGCGGCGGACGGGCCGGAGACGGTCGCGGTGGTCTCGCGGTACCTGGGCGGGGAGCTGCGGCAGCGGCGCACCGGGCTGGGGTGGCGGTCGCTGACGACGCTGCCACCGGCCGCGGCGGAGGCGTCGCTCGACGTGCTCGACGTGGACCGGACGTTCGCGGGCATGGCCGCGCTGTCCGGGCCGGGGTCGGCCGGGGCGCGGCAGTCGGCCGCCGACGCGCTGCTGCGGGCCGCGACACCGGACGAGCAGCGGCTGCTCGTCGGACTGGTGACCGGTGAGGTGCGGCAGGGGGCGCTCGACGCGCTGCTGCTGGACGCGGTCGCCGAGGCCTCCGGCGTCGAGGCGGACGTGGTACGGCGGGCCGCGATGCTCGCCGGCGAGACCGAGGCGGTGGCCGTCGCAGCGCTCGGGGCGCCCTCCCCGGACGACGCGCGGCTCGCGCTGGGCGGGTTCGCGCTGACCGTGGGGCGGCCGGTCCGGCCGATGCTCGCGCAGTCGGCGCCCGACGTCCCCACCGCGGTCGCCCGCCTGGCCGAGGCCGGCGCGGACGTCGTCGTCGACACCAAGCTCGACGGCATCCGCATCCAGGTGCACCGGAACGGGGACGACGTGCGCGTGTGGACGCGCAGCCTCGACGAGATCACGGCCCGCGTGCCCGAGGTCGTCGCAGCGGTGCGCGCCCTGCCCGCGCGGGCGCTCGTGCTCGACGGGGAGGCGCTGGCCCTCGACGCCGAGGGACGGCCCCGCCCGTTCCAGGAGACCGCGTCGCGCAGCGCGACCCGTGACGCCGACGTCGCCGCGACGACCACCCTGACGCCGTTCTTCTTCGACGTCCTGCACGTCGACGGCCACGACCTGCTGGACGCCCCGCTGCGCGAACGCCTGAAGGCCCTCAACGCGGTGGCCGCCCCGCACGTCGTGCGGCGCGTCGTGACGTCCGACCCGGACGTGGCCGCCGCGCACCTCGCCGACGTCGTCGCCGCCGGGCAGGAGGGTGTCGTCGTCAAGGCCGCGGACGCCCCTTACGAGGCCGGGCGCCGCGGTGCCGCGTGGGTCAAGGTCAAGCCCCGGCACACCCTCGACCTGGTCGTCCTGGCCGTCGAGCGCGGGTCCGGGCGCCGCACCGGCGTGCTCTCGAACATCCACCTGGGCGCCCGCGACCCGGCGACCGGCGGGTTCGTCATGCTCGGCAAGACGTTCAAGGGCATGACCGACGAGATGCTGGCCTGGCAGACGCAGCGGTTCCGCGAGCTCGAGGTCGCCGACGACGGGTGGACCGTCACCCTGCGACCCGAGCAGGTCGTCGAGACCGCGTTCGACGGCCTGCAGCGCTCCACCCGCTACCCCGGCGGCGTCGCCCTGCGCTTCGCCCGCGTGCTCCGCTACCGCGACGACAAGACGCCCGCCGAGGCCGACACCATCGGCACGGTGCGGGCGATGCTGCCCCACGGCTGA
- a CDS encoding MarR family winged helix-turn-helix transcriptional regulator: MQRHGTGIDLDTSLGYVLKEAASALRSAMEDALRPLALGVTQYACLELLDQRPGLSASALARGVFVTRQTMNVLLQALERDGLVSRDAGAVVGRSLPARLTPQGRAALQDATAAVRAVEVRMLAGLTEAEQADAFRVLTGMARALRGPAPTGPDDA; the protein is encoded by the coding sequence ATGCAGCGCCATGGCACCGGGATCGACCTCGACACCTCGCTGGGCTACGTGCTCAAGGAGGCGGCCAGCGCACTGCGCTCCGCCATGGAGGACGCGCTGCGCCCCCTCGCCCTGGGGGTCACCCAGTACGCGTGCCTCGAGCTGCTGGACCAGCGACCCGGGCTGTCGGCCTCCGCCCTGGCGCGGGGCGTGTTCGTCACCCGCCAGACGATGAACGTGCTGCTCCAGGCCCTCGAGCGCGACGGCCTGGTGTCCCGGGACGCGGGCGCCGTCGTCGGGCGGTCGCTCCCCGCCCGGCTGACGCCCCAGGGGCGGGCCGCGCTGCAGGACGCCACCGCGGCCGTGCGCGCCGTGGAGGTGAGGATGCTGGCCGGGCTGACCGAGGCCGAGCAGGCCGACGCGTTCCGGGTCCTGACCGGCATGGCCCGCGCGCTGCGCGGCCCGGCGCCGACCGGGCCGGACGATGCGTGA
- a CDS encoding FMN-binding protein, producing the protein MRRIVLSILATLSGLVALFTYPTSLDRPLATDATAGTAAGTSTTEPTADPSATSDVTPEPSAGTTTAPADGTSDTTTAPADATTSGSGLADGTYTASTTMRYGAVTVTVTVTGGAVTGVSGAQASNDGKSQQIAAGAMPTLDQEAVAAAGDAGIAMVSHATYTSQAYAQSLQAALDQAAQA; encoded by the coding sequence GTGCGACGCATCGTCCTGAGCATCCTCGCCACCCTCTCGGGCCTCGTGGCCCTCTTCACCTACCCCACCAGCCTCGACCGGCCCCTCGCCACCGACGCGACCGCGGGCACCGCCGCCGGCACGTCGACGACGGAGCCGACCGCCGACCCGTCCGCCACCAGCGACGTCACCCCGGAGCCGTCGGCAGGCACGACGACCGCGCCCGCCGACGGCACGTCCGACACCACCACCGCACCGGCCGACGCCACGACCTCCGGCAGCGGCCTCGCCGACGGCACGTACACGGCGTCGACGACCATGCGGTACGGCGCGGTCACCGTCACCGTGACCGTCACCGGCGGCGCGGTCACCGGCGTCAGCGGGGCCCAGGCCTCGAACGACGGCAAGTCGCAGCAGATCGCGGCGGGAGCCATGCCCACGCTCGACCAGGAGGCCGTCGCCGCGGCCGGGGACGCAGGGATCGCGATGGTCTCCCACGCCACGTACACCAGCCAGGCGTACGCGCAGTCCCTGCAGGCCGCGCTCGACCAGGCGGCGCAGGCGTGA
- a CDS encoding AAC(3) family N-acetyltransferase yields MGAGSGVRRLEGDVDELGESSGSTVRVMSGMAGRAPCRLVPFRELVDHATRWLPEHRELTRFTDPHRQTTDCR; encoded by the coding sequence GTGGGCGCAGGTTCCGGAGTTCGTCGCCTGGAAGGCGACGTCGACGAGCTCGGCGAGAGCAGCGGGTCGACGGTCCGCGTCATGTCTGGCATGGCCGGTCGGGCCCCGTGCCGCCTGGTCCCGTTCCGGGAGCTCGTCGACCACGCCACCCGGTGGCTGCCGGAGCACCGCGAGCTGACGCGGTTCACGGACCCGCACCGGCAGACGACGGACTGCCGGTGA